Proteins encoded in a region of the Microcoleus sp. bin38.metabat.b11b12b14.051 genome:
- a CDS encoding helix-turn-helix transcriptional regulator: MQSTIYKPIISLSPRERAIAQLVAQGLPNKCIAKNLNISHWTVATYVRRIFIKLSVSSRTAMIALLIKENLLWD; this comes from the coding sequence ATGCAAAGCACAATTTACAAACCGATAATCAGCCTCAGCCCGAGGGAAAGAGCGATCGCCCAATTAGTAGCCCAAGGCCTGCCAAACAAATGTATTGCCAAAAATTTAAATATCAGTCACTGGACTGTTGCTACTTACGTGAGGCGAATTTTTATCAAACTCAGTGTTTCCTCCAGAACTGCGATGATTGCACTTTTAATCAAAGAAAATTT